GTCGGTCGTGGCACCTGCGGCCGTGATCGGAACGACCAGTGCAAGCAAGGTCAGGATGGTCAGCCACACCCGCGCGATGCGCCGGGTTCGCGGGAACCCGACACCACCCGATGGTGCGGTGGGGGTCGAGGTGTTCATTGTGCACGCCTCCGCATGGTGGGGCTGCCGTGGCCGCCCCGCTTCGCACCGGTCCCGCCATCGGTTCCGATGCCGTGTGATCACCATGGGAGATGGGCTTCGCAACGCCTTCGCAGCCCGGTAACCGTTGGGTAACGATCACCACTGCAGCGATCCTGGCGCGCAACTGACCCGCACGCGCGCCTCTGGGAGGATCCGACGTCCGATGCGCCACCTGCTGCTGACCAACGACGACGGTGTCGACTCCCCCGCGCTCCCGCCGTTCGCACGTGCGCTCCGGGACGTCGGTGCGGTCACCGTCGTCGTCCCGGACCGAGAGCGGTCGTGGATCGGCAAGGCCATCTCCCGCAGCCGCGAGATCAACATGACCACGACCGAACGGGAGGGCATCCCGATCATCGCCTGCACCGGCTACCCGGCCGACGCGACGCAGCTCGGTGTCCACATCGTGTGCGATCCACCGCCCGACGTCGTGGTCTCGGGCATCAACCTGGGCCTGAACCACGGCACCGCGTTCCTGCTGTCGTCGGGCACCGTCGGCGCGGCCGTCGAGGGGTGGATCAGCGGGCTGCCGGCGATCGCGTTCTCCACCGGCGTCGATGGTGCGCACTACGCCGCCTGGCGGACGCACGCGCGCTCCCCCGCGGCGACCGACCAGTGGTCGGTGCTGGCGGCGACCTGCGCCGAGATCCTGCGCGACGTGTGGGACGTCCGCATGTGGGACGAGGCGGACGTGGTCACGGTCAACATGCCGTTCGACGCAACGCCGGACACGCCGCGACGTGTCACGAGCATCGCCCGCGTGCGCTACGGCGGGCTGTTCGACGCGGTTGGACCGGACCGCTACCGGCACGCGTTCGTCGACGTGACCGAACCCGACACGCTCGACGGCACGGACGTCGGTGCCTTCCGGGACGGGGTCGTGTCGATCACGCCGGTCCGCATGCCCGAGGCGGTCGCGGTATCCGAGGAGCTGCGCGCTCGCCTCGAGCGGGGCGGGGTGGGGTGAGCAGGCAACTCAGGCGGCGCGGACCCGGCGTCGTCGCTGCACGGGGCGCTGGCCCGCACCCTCGGCGACCTCGGGGGCGGTTGCGGAAGGCCCACATCGCCAGGCGCGCCCGACCGACCGGGTCGTCGTCGATGAACTGCAGGCCCAGCCGCACCCGACCGCCGTCGAGCGGCTCACGTGTGCGCATGAGGCAGGCTTGGCGTCATCGCCGAGCACGAGCTCGAACGGCGCGGCCTGCACGCCGCCGGGGGCCGCCGCGCCGTGCATCTCGACCCGCGCGCCTGTCAGTGACACGTCCAGCACGCGGCAGGGACGCCCGTCGAGCAGCGCCGGACTGTCGAACCGGAAGCGTCAGCTCGCGCGGCGCTCTCCGGCGTAGCGCTGGGCCAGGGTGCGGGTGACGGGCACACCGAGCAGCACGGTGTTGAAGGTGAGCCACAGGGCGGCGGCGTGGACGACGCCGGGCCTGGCGTACCTCACACCGGTCAGTCCGGCGAGGGTGGCGAAGTACCAGCACGCCGCGGCGATGGACATGCCCAACAGCACGACCAGCAGCCGGCGCGTTGGCGCGCCGAACGTCCTGGCGGCCCTTGGGGGTCACGCGGAACGTGGTCGGCGCCGCGTGGAGCAGGCGTGATGTGGCCTGCAGGGTCGGCGTCATGCGCACCAGCTCGAAGACGGTCGCGATCAGGGGCTGGCTGCGACCACGTCCCAACTGGTGCAGCGCGTACTGCTGTAGCACCGACGTCACGCCGAATGCGATCGCGAACGTCCGCAGGTCCGCGGTGATCGGTGAGGCGCCGGTCAGGAGCACCACTATCGGACCCGGCTCGTCTGTGCTCGGATGATCGGACGTGCGAGGAGGGTCAGCGCACGCCGGCGGGCTCGGCCGACAGCGGGGCGTCGCGGCCGACGAGCGCCGGACCGCGTCGCGCGACGCCGACACCGCGATCGCCGCTGCGCGCGAGCAGCGCCATCGCGGTGATCGTCGCGACGAGCACGGCCGCACCGAGCCACTGCGTCGTCGTGAGCGTGGTGCCGAAGACCAGCGCCCCCAGCGCGATCGCCGTCAGCGGGAACGTCAGCTCGGCGATCGTCGCCGCCGACGCCGGCGTGGTGCGCAGGCCGCGGTAGTACAGGAGCAGCGCCGCCAGGCCCGGGATCAGCGCCAGCGCGATGAGCGGCGCGACCTCCGCGCCGGTGATCGCCAAGGCGTCGGGACCGTCCATGCCCATCGCGATCAGAGCGGCGGCGGGCAGGCCGAACACGAAGCGCATGGTCGTCAGCTCGGCGAAGGCGACGCTCGTTGCCAGCCCGCGCCCGAGCACCGTCCCCAGGCCCCACAGGGTCGCCGCGCCCAGAGCCAGTGCTCCCGCCGCGGCGGCCGGGACCGTGACGGCCGTCGGGTCCGTGAAGGTGATCAGCCAGGCGCCGCCCAGTCCGCCGAGCAGGAACCACAGGTACCGCGGAGTCAGCCGCTCGCCGAGCAGCACGTGGGCGCCGGCGACCGCGATGAGCGGCTGCAGCTTCTGCAGCAGCAGCGGCGTCACCGGGTCGCCGAAGCGGAAGGCCGCGGTGAACAGCGTGGTGGCGACGGCCGAGGCGCCGACACCGATCACCGCGACCGCGACGCGGTCACGGACGGGCATCGATCGCCACGCCTGCCACGTGCGGGCGAAGAGCGGGATCAGAAGCACGACGACGATCGCGTGCTCCCAGGCCACGACGGTGGCCGCCGGCAGCTCCAGTGCCAGGCCCTGGCGGAACAGCCCGTCGGTGCCCCACAGCGCAGCCGCCAGGCCGACCAGGACCACACCCGGCATGGTCGCGCCAAACCGCCGCGGCGCCCGCGCGCCAGCCGCCACATCCGTCATGAGGTCGCTCCAGTCACCGTGCTGCCGGCCAGTGCGGATCAGTCGCCGATCGGCCTGCTCACTGCCCGAGCTCGTCGGCCAGGGCCTCAGGGTCGATCAGGCCACCGGCGGCCGCAAGCGCGCCGGCCGTGGTGACCGCCCGGTCGTAGACGGCGGCGAAGTAGTGCTCCGCCGCGTTCTCGTGACCGGGCAGCGGGGGCGGCCCCAACGACCGCGGCACGGCGGCTGGATCGGCGGTCATCCGCACGTCACCAGGTGACGACGGAAGCTTGGCGGGGTCGCCCCAGAAGCTCGGGCCCGCGTGCTGCTGACGCGCCCGGGTGCGCTGCGAAGCACCGCCCGACCGGCTGCGCCGCCGGCTGCTCCGTCCCCTCGCACTCATGATGATGCCTTCTGCTTCTCGGTACGTCGAACGCTCATGATGAACCCCCCACGCTGACCGGCTCGATGTCTGCGTACTCGTCGGTCAGCAGCGCGTCGGTAT
This genomic window from Euzebyales bacterium contains:
- a CDS encoding DMT family transporter, with amino-acid sequence MTDVAAGARAPRRFGATMPGVVLVGLAAALWGTDGLFRQGLALELPAATVVAWEHAIVVVLLIPLFARTWQAWRSMPVRDRVAVAVIGVGASAVATTLFTAAFRFGDPVTPLLLQKLQPLIAVAGAHVLLGERLTPRYLWFLLGGLGGAWLITFTDPTAVTVPAAAAGALALGAATLWGLGTVLGRGLATSVAFAELTTMRFVFGLPAAALIAMGMDGPDALAITGAEVAPLIALALIPGLAALLLYYRGLRTTPASAATIAELTFPLTAIALGALVFGTTLTTTQWLGAAVLVATITAMALLARSGDRGVGVARRGPALVGRDAPLSAEPAGVR
- the surE gene encoding 5'/3'-nucleotidase SurE; the protein is MRHLLLTNDDGVDSPALPPFARALRDVGAVTVVVPDRERSWIGKAISRSREINMTTTEREGIPIIACTGYPADATQLGVHIVCDPPPDVVVSGINLGLNHGTAFLLSSGTVGAAVEGWISGLPAIAFSTGVDGAHYAAWRTHARSPAATDQWSVLAATCAEILRDVWDVRMWDEADVVTVNMPFDATPDTPRRVTSIARVRYGGLFDAVGPDRYRHAFVDVTEPDTLDGTDVGAFRDGVVSITPVRMPEAVAVSEELRARLERGGVG